In Candidatus Binatus sp., a genomic segment contains:
- a CDS encoding Zn-ribbon domain-containing OB-fold protein, protein MAEQTQAKKYSKPLPHLDEENRPWWEALQRHELYIQKCGNCGDIRYYPRALCTNCMSSQVQWIKCSGRATVYTFTTTYQNQAPGFRESLPYIMAYVELEEGVKMLTNLVDCQPEQAKIGMPVEVVFEDVTPAVTLAKFRPAR, encoded by the coding sequence ATGGCGGAACAGACGCAAGCGAAGAAATACTCGAAGCCACTCCCGCATCTCGACGAAGAGAACCGTCCGTGGTGGGAGGCGCTGCAACGGCACGAGCTTTACATCCAGAAATGCGGCAACTGCGGCGACATCCGCTACTATCCGCGCGCGCTGTGCACGAATTGCATGTCGTCGCAGGTGCAATGGATAAAATGCAGCGGGCGCGCCACGGTCTATACCTTCACCACCACGTATCAGAACCAGGCGCCGGGGTTTCGCGAATCGCTCCCCTACATCATGGCCTACGTCGAGTTGGAAGAGGGCGTGAAAATGCTCACCAACCTTGTCGACTGCCAGCCGGAACAGGCTAAAATAGGAATGCCCGTCGAGGTCGTATTCGAGGACGTCACGCCCGCGGTGACGCTCGCGAAATTTCGCCCGGCGAGGTGA
- a CDS encoding PHP-associated domain-containing protein yields the protein MSTILDLHTHSEASEDSRAPVEAYLNWIKLRQAERPVDGIVLTEHRQFNRDADYRRLEDKFGTLVLRASEVETTYGHMLVFGVNDDMVARFDFADVRLDAQTLIDEVARMGGIVVPCHPGRPNIGLYEHYQSRPPLENVVAVEALNGGSRKGEDERSAELIAKHGFAATGGSDSHLVSLIGLCATKFSAYIKTIDDLVRELKTGNYEPVDFRPRRKTVPHAVAMETR from the coding sequence GTGAGTACAATCCTTGATCTGCATACGCATAGCGAAGCATCGGAAGACAGCCGCGCGCCGGTAGAGGCGTACCTCAACTGGATCAAGCTGCGCCAGGCCGAGCGGCCGGTCGATGGGATCGTCCTGACCGAGCATCGCCAGTTCAATCGCGACGCCGACTACCGCCGGCTCGAGGACAAATTCGGAACGTTGGTGTTGCGCGCGTCGGAAGTCGAGACCACCTACGGACACATGCTGGTGTTCGGGGTGAACGATGACATGGTGGCGCGATTCGATTTTGCCGACGTGCGGCTCGACGCGCAGACTTTGATCGATGAAGTGGCGCGGATGGGCGGAATTGTCGTGCCGTGCCATCCCGGCCGCCCCAATATCGGGCTCTACGAGCACTATCAGTCGAGGCCGCCGCTGGAGAACGTGGTCGCGGTCGAAGCGCTCAACGGCGGCTCGCGCAAGGGCGAAGACGAGCGCAGCGCGGAATTGATCGCGAAACACGGGTTTGCCGCGACCGGCGGTTCCGACAGTCATCTGGTGAGCCTGATCGGGCTGTGCGCGACAAAATTCAGCGCGTACATCAAGACGATCGACGACCTGGTGCGGGAATTGAAGACCGGCAACTACGAGCCGGTGGATTTCCGGCCGCGGCGCAAAACCGTGCCGCATGCGGTCGCGATGGAAACCAGGTAA